Below is a genomic region from Bordetella pertussis 18323.
CTACCGGCGCGGACTGTCGCTGGACGAGGGGCGCGCCGAGCTGCGCGCGCGCCAGCAGGCCGAGCCGGATGTCGCCGAGCATCTGCAGACCATGCTGGACTTCCTGGACGCTTCGACGCGCGGCATCATCCGGCCATGAGCCTGCGCATAGGCATGGTCGCCGGCGAGCCTTCGGGCGACCTGCTGGCCGGGCGCATCATCGCCGGCCTGCAGGCCCGGGCACCCGGCGTGCACTGCGCCGGCATAGGCGGGCCCCAGATGGCGGCGCGCGGCTTCGAGGCCTGGCACCCCATGCATGCGCTCACGGTGTTCGGCTACATCGATGCGTTCAAGCGGATTCCCAGCCTGCTGTCGACCTACGGCGACGTCAAGCGGCGCCTGCTGGCCGAGCCGCCGTCGGTGTTCGTGGGCATCGACGCGCCGGATTTCAACCTGCGCCTGGAGCACCAGTTGCGCCAGGCCGGTACCCCCACCGTGCATTTCGTCGGTCCCTCGATCTGGGCCTGGCGCTACGAACGCATCAACAAGATCCGCGCCGCCGTCTCCCACATGCTGGTGCTGTTTCCGTTCGAGGAAGCGCTCTATCGCAAGGAAGGAATCCCGGTCACCTATGTCGGCCATCCGCTGGCCGGGGTGATTCCCATGCAGCCCGATCGCGCCGCGGCCCGCGCGCGGCTGGGCATCGACGCCGACGCGCGGGTGCTGGCCATCCTGCCGGGCAGCCGCTCGTCCGAGATCCGCCTGCTTGCGCCGCGTTTCCTGCAGGCCGCGGCCGAGCTGGTCCGGCGCGATCCACGCCTGCAGTGCGTGGTGCCCATGGTCAACCCGCAGCGGCGCGCCGAGTTCGAGGCTATCGCGACCCAGCATCCGGTGCCGGGCCTGCGTTGCGTGACCGCCGCCGAGGGGCAGGGCGAGACGCCGGTGGCCTGGTCCGTCATGGAGGCGAGCAACGCCGTCCTGGTGGCCAGCGGCACGGCCACGCTGGAAACGGCGCTGTACAAGCGGCCCATGGTCATTTCGTACGTGCTGTCGCCGTGGATGCGGCGCATCATGGCCTGGAAATCCGGGCAGCAACGTCCCTACCTGCCGTGGGTGGGGCTGCCCAATGTGCTGCTGCGCGATTTCGCCGTGCCGGAGCTGCTGCAGGACGAGGCCACGCCGGCCGCGCTGGCCGAGGCGACCTGGCAGGCGCTGACCGACGAGGCCGGCGCGGCGCGCATCGAGGCGCGCTTTACCGCCTTGCACCAGGACTTGCTGCGCGATACGCCGGCGCTGGCCGCCCAGGCGATTCTGGAGGTGGCCGATGGAGCAGCCTGACCTGTTCGGCACGCTGGCGCCGCTGCCCGCCATCATTGCCGGCGTCGACGAAGCCGGTCGCGGACCGCTGGCCGGCGCGGTCTATGCGGCCGCCGTCATCCTGGACCCGGACCGGCCGGTCGACGGCCTGGCCGACTCCAAGGTGCTCAAGGCCGAGCAGCGCGAAGCGCTGGCGGTGCAGATCCGCGCCCAGGCGCTGGCCTGGTTCGTGGCCAGCGCCAGCGTGCAGGAAATCGACAGCCTGAACATCCTGCGCGCCACCATGCTGGCGATGCAGCGCGCCGTGGCCGGCCTGGCCATGGCGCCGGAACTGGCCATGGTCGACGGCAACCAGGCGCCCAAGCTGCGCTGCGCCGTGCAGACCGTGATCAAGGGCGATGCGCTGGTGCCGGCGATCTCCGCCGCGTCCATCCTGGCCAAGACGGCGCGCGACGCCGACCTGCTGCGCCTGCATGCCTTGTATCCCCAATACGGCTTCGACCAGCACAAGGGCTACGGCACGCCGCAGCACCTGTCCTTGCTGCGCGAGCACGGCCCGTGCCCCGAACACCGGCGCAGCTTCGCGCCGATCAAGGCGTACGGCGCGCCATGAAGCACCTGAGTTCGCGCGACAACCCGGCGGTCAAGGCGTTGCACAAGCTGGCCGCCGGCGGCGGCCGCCGCGACGGACGGATCCTGCTCGACGGCGTGCATCTGTGCCAGGCCTGGCTGGCGCACCAAGGCACGCCGCTGCAGGCGCTGTTCGATGTCGCGCGGCTGGACCATCCCGAGATCCGCGCCCTGGCCGGCCAGGTGCCGCCGCAGCATTGCCTGGCGCTGGATTCGCGCCTGCTGCAGGGGCTGGCCAGCGTCGAGAGCGGCCAGGGCGTGGTGTTCGTGGCGCGCGCGCCCGAACCCGCGCTGCCTGAACGCATCGACGAGAACTGCGTGCTGTTCGACCGGATCCAGGACCCGGGCAATGTCGGCACCTTGCTGCGGACCTGCGCGGCGGCCGGCGTGCGCCGGGTGCTGCTGGCGGCCGGCACGGCCGCGGCATGGTCGCCCAAGGTGTTGCGCAGCGGCCAGGGCGCGCATTTCGCGCTGCATATCCACGAACACCTGGACCTGGAGGCAGTGCTGCCGCGGCTGGACGTGCCGCTGGTGGCCACGACCCTGGCGCGGTCCGGCTCGCTCTACGACACGGACCTGCCGGCGCGCTGCGCCTGGGTGTTCGGCCACGAAGGGCAGGGCGTGGCCGAGGCGCTGCTGCGGGCGGCCGCGCTGCGCGTGCACATTCCGCACGAGTCGGCGGCGGTCGAGTCGCTCAATGTGGGCGCCGCCGCCGCCATCTGCCTGTTCGAGCAGCGCCGCCAGCGCCGCTGACCCGCCCGCGCCTAGACGCGCTCCAGTCCGACCTCCTGCAGCACCGTGGTGGCGATTTCCTCGATCGACTTGGTGGTCGTCGACAGCCACGAAATGCCCTCGCGGCGCATCATGCGCTCGGCCTCGGCCACTTCGTAGCGGCATTGCTCCAGGCGCGCGTAATGGCTGTTGGGGCGGCGCTCGTTGCGCACCTCGGCCAGCCGCTCGGGCTGGATCGACAGGCCGAACAGCTTGCCGCGGTACGGCGCGATGGTCTTGGGCAGCGCGCCGCGCTCGAAATCGTCCGGGGTGAGCGGGAAATTGGCGGCCTTGACGGCGTACTGCATGGCCAGATAGAGGCTGGTCGGGGTCTTGCCGCAGCGCGACACGCCCAACAGGATCACGTCGGCCTGGTCCAGCTGGTTGACGAACTGGCCGTCGTCGTGCGCCAGGCTGAAGTTGATGGCGTCGATCCGGTTGCGGTATTTCTCGGAGTTGGCCGCCATGTGCGAGCGTCCGATGGAGTGGCTGGACTTCAAGCCCAGGGCCTGCTCGATGTGGCTGACGAATGTTCCAAAAAGATCGAGGAAAACGCCGTTCGACTGGCGAACCAGCGCCAGGATCTCGGGGTTGACCAGGGTGCTGAAGACAATCGGCGGCACGCCGGCCTCGAGCGCGTTGCGGTTGATGCGCGCCACCACCTCGCGCGCCTTGTCCAGCGTATCGATGAAGGGCAGGCGCACGGGCTTGAAATTGACCTCGTCGAACTGCGATAGCACGGAGTGGCTGAAGGTCTCGGCGGTGATGCCGGTGCTGTCCGAAACGATGTAGACTGCACGTTCAATAGGGGTAGAAGTCATATGTAAAAAATTCCAACCAGGTACCGGGAGGCTTGTGCCCAAGCGAGTACAATCGCCCCCCTAATAAGTCACCCCAAGGGGCGGTCCAAGGCCAGTTTGGTCAGCGCAGTTGAGCTGCATTGACCAAACTCGCTTTCATTCCATTGTAAAAGGTGACTTCAATGTCGTATGTGGTTTCGTTCGAGCAGCTCCGCATGACGGACGTGGACTCGGTAGGAGGCAAGAACGCATCATTAGGTGAAATGATCAGTCAGCTGGCCGGCGCGGGGGTACGCGTGCCCGGCGGCTTTGCCACGACCGCCCAGGCCTTCCGGGACTTCCTGCAGGCTTCCGGTCTGGACAAGCGCATCGCTGACCGTCTCGCCACCCTCAACCCCGAAGACGTACGCGAGCTGGCCAGCGCCGGCGCGGAGATCCGTCAATGGGTGATCGATGCGCCTTTCTCGCCTGAATTCGAACAGGCGATCCGCACCGCATTCGCCGAGCTCGACGCCGACGGCAAGGGCTCGTTCGCGGTGCGCTCCTCGGCGACCGCCGAAGACCTGCCCGACGCTTCGTTCGCCGGCCAGCAGGAGACCTTCCTCAACGTGGTGGGCGTCGACGACGTGCTCGACAAGATCCGCCACGTTTTCGCCTCGCTGTACAACGACCGCGCCATTTCGTATCGCGTGCACAAGGGCTACGCCCACGCCGAGGTCGCGCTGTCGGCCGGCATCCAGCGCATGGTCCGTTCCGACAAGGGCAGCGCCGGCGTGATGTTCACCATCGACACCGAGTCGGGCTTCCAGGACGTGGTGTTCATCACCTCGTCGTACGGCCTGGGCGAGACGGTGGTGCAGGGCGCCGTCAACCCGGACGAGTTCTACGTCTTCAAGCCGTCGCTCGAACGCGGCAACTATCCCATCGTCAGCCGCCGCATCGGCTCCAAGCTGATCAAGATGGAATTCGACCCCGAGCGTCCCGAAGGCCGCGCCGTGCGCACCGTCGATGTGCCGGTGTCCGAACGCAACCGCTATTCGCTGACCGACGACGAAGTCATCGAGCTGGCGCGCTACGCGGTCATCATCGAGAAGCACTACCAGCGTCCGATGGACATCGAGTGGGGCCGCGATGGCGTGGATGGCAAGATCTACATCCTGCAGGCGCGTCCGGAAACGGTGAAATCGCAGCAGGGCGTCAATGACGTGCAGCAGCGCTACCGCCTCAAGGCCACCGGCCAGGTGCTGGTGACCGGCCGCGCCATCGGCCAGAAGATCGGCGCAGGCAAGGTGCGCGTGGTGGCCGATATCTCCGAAATGGACAAGGTCCAGGCCGGCGACGTGCTGGTCACCGACATGACCGATCCCAACTGGGAGCCGGTCATGAAGCGTGCCTCGGCGATCATCACCAACCGCGGCGGACGCACCTGCCACGCGGCCATCATCGCGCGCGAACTGGGCATTCCGGCCGTGGTCGGCTGCGGCGACGCGACCGACCTGCTCAAGGACGGCCAGGCCGTGACGGCCTCGTGCGCCGAGGGCGACGAAGGCCGTATCTACGACGGCCTGATCGAGACCGAGGTCGAGGAAGTGCGCCGCGGCGAGATGCCTCCGATCGACGTCAAGATCATGATGAACGTGGGCAATCCGCAGCTGGCGTTCGACTTCGCGCAGATCCCCAACGCCGGCGTGGGCCTGGCCCGCCTGGAATTCATCATCAACAACAACATCGGCATCCACCCCAAGGCGGTGCTGGATTATCCGAACGTCGACGGCGAGCTGAAGAAGGCGGTCGAGTCGGCCGCCCGCGGCCACGCCAGCCCGCGCGCCTTCTTCGTCGAGAAGCTGGCCGAAGGCGTGGCGACCATCGGCGCGGCGTTCTGGCCCAAGCCGGTGATCGTGCGCATGTCGGACTTCAAGTCCAACGAGTACCGCAAGCTGGTGGGCGGTTCGCGCTACGAGCCCGAGGAAGAGAACCCCATGCTGGGCTTGCGCGGGGCGTCGCGCTATATCGCCGCCGATTTCGAGGAGTGCTTCCGCATGGAATGCGAGGCGCTCAAGAAAGTGCGCGACGAAATGGGCCTGACCAACGTCGAGATCATGGTGCCGTTCGTGCGCACCCTGGGCCAGGCCAGGAAGGTCGTCGAGCTGCTGGCCGCCCACGGCCTGGCGCGCGGCGAGAACGGCCTGAAGCTGATCATGATGTGCGAGGTGCCGTCCAACGCCATCCTGGCCGAACAGTTCCTCGAGTACTTCGACGGCTTCTCCATCGGTTCGAACGACATGACCCAGCTGACGCTGGGACTGGACCGCGACTCCGGCATGGAGCTGCTGGCGGCCGACTTCGACGAACGCGACGATGCGGTGAAGTTCATGCTGCGCCGCGCGATCAAGGCGTGCCTGGCGGCCAACAAGTACGTCGGCATCTGCGGACAGGGTCCCAGCGACCACCCCGATTTCGCGCAGTGGCTCAAGGACGAGGGCATCCTGTCCATGTCCCTGAACCCGGATACGGTGGTGGAGACCTGGCAGCAACTGGCCAAGTAAGCGCCCGGCAGCAGGAAAAAGCCTCGCCCTTGCGGCGAGGCTTTTTTTCGCCGGGCGGCGCGGGCGGCTAGGCGCAGCAGGCCAGGAAGCGGCGCACCAGCGAGGCGGCAAGCGGCGTGGGGCCGGCCGCGCGCGCCAGGCCTTCGACGTCCAGCCCGTGGGCGGCGTAGAGCGCCGCGTGGTGGCGCAGATGGGCGGCGACGAACCCGGGCGTGAACTCGGGGTGGAACTGGGCTGTATAGATGCGCGGGGCCAGGCGCAGTATCTGGTGCGCGTCCTGGGCCGAGCGCGCCAGCACGGTGGCGCCCGGCGGCGCGGCGAGCACGGCCTGCTCGTGCATCATCTGGGCGTCGAAGGCGGCCGGCAGGCCGGCCAGCAAGGGGTCCGTGGCGGCCGCGGGCAGCAATTCGACCGGCAGGGTGCCCAGTTCGCGGCCGGCCGGGTTGTCGCCCACCACGCCGCCCAGCGCGTGGGCCAGCAACTGGTGCCCGTAGCAGATGCCGAACATGGGCAGGCCGGCGCCGGCGGCCTGACGCAGCCAGTCGGCGGCCGCCTCGCTCCAGGGCGCGCGGTCGGTCACCATGGCCGGCGAGCCGGTGATCAGCGCGGCCCGGTACGCGCCGGGCGCGCGCGGCGCCTCGTCCTTGTAGGAGGCCACCACGTGCGTGCCGGCGGCATCCAGCCCGGCGGCCTGGCGCAGCATCTCGGCGTAGCTGCCGTGCGCGGCGCGCAGGGCGGCGGCGGGATTGCCGGTATGCAGGATCAGAACGGGCAGGGCGGCGGTCATGGCGGGGGATCGGGCCGGTGGCGGGAGAGGGGGAACGCCATGATAAAGGCACGGCGTGACAGGCGCGAGTGGCGGGAAATACGTACAATCGTTGCCATATATTGAAACTCGGGACGGAACGCTATGTGGATTTGGTTCGGTTTGGCCGCCGTTGCCCTGATCGGCGAGGTGGGCTCCGGTACGTTTTACCTGCTGCTGGTGGCGCTGGGCCTGGCCGCCGGCGGTATCGCGGCCTGGCTGGGGGCGGACCTGGCATGGCAACTGGTGGCGTGCGGCCTGGTGGCGCTGCTGGGGCTGCTGGCGCTGCGCCGCACCGGCGTGCTGAAAAAGCGCGAGGTCAACGCCGCGCGCAACGCCGACGTCAACCTGGATATCGGCCAGTCCGTCATGGTGGATGCGTGGTCCGACGCGGGCACGACCCAGGTGTATTACCGGGGCGCGCAATGGCAGGCCGAGCTCGCCCACGGCCAGCCGCGCCAGGCCGGCCGCCACATCATCGCCGAAATACGCGGCACGCGCCTGGTGCTGGCGCCCGCGCCGGCCGCGTAACCATGACCTTGCCCGCCGGCGACGGCAGGCTTCACTAGCTGTGAACTGTCAATAGGTTGTATTCGTCCAGGTTGAGTCTGGAGATGGGTACAGCGCGCCCGATGCCTTGGTGGGGTCGATGCCAGTTGTAGTGGTGTAGCCAGGATTTCATGGCATCGGCTCGGTGTTGGGAGTTCTGGTAGGTGTGAGCGTAAGCCCACTCACGCAAGGCCGACTGGATGAAGCGTTCGGCCTTGCCATTGGTCTGTGGGCGGTAAGGTCGGGTAAAGCGGTGCTTGATGCCCAGCTCATGGCACAGCGCGGCGAAGGCGCGGCTGCGAAAGGCCGAGCCATTGTCGGTGAGCAAGCGCTGGATGGTCACGCCCAGGCGCTGGTAGTAGGCCACTGCGTCCTTGAGGAACTGGACGGCGCTGGGGAAGCGCTCGTCGGGGTGGATGTCGGTGAAGGCCACGCGGGCGTGGTCATCGATGGCCACGAAGACGAAGTCCCAGCCGGCCCCCTCAACGGTATCGCGTCGGTTGCCCGTGACCCGGTGGCCAGGGCGCTGGATACGTCCCAGCTTCTTGATGTCGATGTGCAGCAGATCGCCGGGGGCCTGATGCTCGTAGCGCACCACCGGCTCGGCCGGCTCCAGGTCGGCCAGGTGCGACAGACCGGCGCGGGCCAGGACGCGGCTGACGGTGCTGGCTGACACGCCCAGCGCCTGGGCGATGCGCGCTTGGGTCAGCCGCTTGCGGCGCAGCTCCACGATAGCCAGCGCCTTGGCCGGCGCAATCGCTCGGGGCGAGACCGTCGGGCGCGAGGACGCATCGGCCAAGCCCGCCTGGCCCTGAGCCAGGAAGCGGCCCAGCCATTTGCGCACAGTCGGCGCGGTGACCCCATAGGCGCGGGCCGCTTCAGGCACACAAACTTGATGGGCGATCAATTGCTGGACCATTTCGAGTCGACGTAGGAAGGTCAATCGGGCATGCTTATGGGTGTTCATCCGGCCGGGCTCCTTGAGTGAACTGGGGGGTTGGCGATTTCCAGTTTCTCAAATCCGGTTCGGATGAACCATGCATACAACCTATTGAATCTTCACAACTAGCAGAGGGTATTTATCATGATCGACGTTTCCACTGTGGTCCTGATTGTCATCGTCATCCTGGCGCTGATGATCGTGGTCAAGGCCATCGCCATCGTGCCGCAGCAGCATGCCTGGGTGGTGGAGCGGCTGGGCAAGTTCGACCGCGTGCTGTCGCCGGGCGCCGGCTTCGTGATTCCCTTCATCGAACGGGTGTCGTACAAGCATTCGCTCAAGGAAATCCCGCTCGACGTGCCGAGCCAGGTCTGCATCACGCGCGACAACACGCAGTTGCAGGTCGACGGCGTGCTGTACTTCCAGGTCACCGATCCGATGCGCGCTTCGTACGGCTCGTCGAACTACATTTCCGCCATCACCCAGCTGGCGCAGACGACGCTGCGCTCGGTGATCGGCAAGCTGGAGCTGGACCGCACGTTCGAGGAGCGCGAGTTCATCAACAGCACCATCGTCGCGTCGCTGGACGAGGCCGCGCTGAACTGGGGCGTGAAGGTGCTGCGCTACGAGATCAAGGATTTGACGCCGCCCAACGAGATCCTGCGCGCGATGCAGGCGCAGATTACCGCCGAGCGCGAGAAGCGCGCCCTGATCGCGGCTTCCGAGGGGCGCCGCCAGGAGCAGATCAACATCGCCACCGGCGAGCGCGAGGCCGCCATCGCGCGCTCCGAAGGCGAGAAGCAGGCGCAGATCAACCAGGCCCAGGGCGAGGCCGCGGCCGTGCTGGCCATCGCCGAGGCGACCGCCAAGGCGATCGAGCAGGTGGGCGAGGCCGTGCGCCAGCCCGGCGGCATGGAAGCCGTCAACCTCAAGGTCGCCGAACGCTACGTGGATGCCTTCAGCAACGTGGCCAAGGAGGGCAATACGCTCATCCTGCCGTCCAACCTGTCCGATGTGGGCGGGCTCATCGCCTCGGCCATGACGATCGTCAAGTCGACCAAGAGCGCGTGAGGTTCGACCCGGGCGCGCCGGCCGCGGCGCGTCCTTTCGCGTCCGCGCCATAGCGTCCCGCCCTCATGCTGGCTCCGGTCACCCTGCTGGTGATTTCCACCCTGTCGAGCCTGGTGACGCAGGGAGTCCTGGGTTCGCTGCTGCGCAGCGGCATCGCGGGCATCCGCGAGCTGATGTGGGCCAACGTGCTGGTGCTGTGCTCGCTGCTGCTGTTCACGCTGCAGGCCAACCCCGCCATGCCGCCGTGGCTGGCGATCCAGGCGCCCAACGTGCTGATCTCGTCCGGCGTCGTGCTGTTTTGCGCCGGCGTCTTCCGCTTCATGCAACAGCGCCCGCCGTGGCGCCTGCTGCTGCTGGGACTGGCGCTGTCGATCGGCGCCAACATCTGGTTCCACTATGTCGACCCCTCGGTCAACGCCCGGGTGGTCACGGCCTCGGGCCTGCATGCGCTGCTGTGGGGCGGCAGCGCATGGACCATCTATCGCAACATGCCGCTGCGGCGGTCGCGCTACAGCTACTGGTTCGCCGGGGTGACCGCCACCGTGGCCGCCCTGGGCCATGCCTTGCGCACGGCCGTCTACGGCCTGCAGATCGAGCAGACCCAGGGGCTGTTGCAGTCATCGGTATGGAACGTGGCCTTCCTGGCGATCGGCGTGCTGGTCATGCCCAGCATGACGCTGGGTATGATCATGATGATCCACGACCGCATGCTGGCCGAGCGCGAGCGCGAGGCCAACCAGGACTTCCTGACCGGCCTGC
It encodes:
- a CDS encoding glutamine amidotransferase, producing the protein MTAALPVLILHTGNPAAALRAAHGSYAEMLRQAAGLDAAGTHVVASYKDEAPRAPGAYRAALITGSPAMVTDRAPWSEAAADWLRQAAGAGLPMFGICYGHQLLAHALGGVVGDNPAGRELGTLPVELLPAAATDPLLAGLPAAFDAQMMHEQAVLAAPPGATVLARSAQDAHQILRLAPRIYTAQFHPEFTPGFVAAHLRHHAALYAAHGLDVEGLARAAGPTPLAASLVRRFLACCA
- a CDS encoding NfeD family protein, whose translation is MWIWFGLAAVALIGEVGSGTFYLLLVALGLAAGGIAAWLGADLAWQLVACGLVALLGLLALRRTGVLKKREVNAARNADVNLDIGQSVMVDAWSDAGTTQVYYRGAQWQAELAHGQPRQAGRHIIAEIRGTRLVLAPAPAA
- the ppsA gene encoding phosphoenolpyruvate synthase, which produces MSYVVSFEQLRMTDVDSVGGKNASLGEMISQLAGAGVRVPGGFATTAQAFRDFLQASGLDKRIADRLATLNPEDVRELASAGAEIRQWVIDAPFSPEFEQAIRTAFAELDADGKGSFAVRSSATAEDLPDASFAGQQETFLNVVGVDDVLDKIRHVFASLYNDRAISYRVHKGYAHAEVALSAGIQRMVRSDKGSAGVMFTIDTESGFQDVVFITSSYGLGETVVQGAVNPDEFYVFKPSLERGNYPIVSRRIGSKLIKMEFDPERPEGRAVRTVDVPVSERNRYSLTDDEVIELARYAVIIEKHYQRPMDIEWGRDGVDGKIYILQARPETVKSQQGVNDVQQRYRLKATGQVLVTGRAIGQKIGAGKVRVVADISEMDKVQAGDVLVTDMTDPNWEPVMKRASAIITNRGGRTCHAAIIARELGIPAVVGCGDATDLLKDGQAVTASCAEGDEGRIYDGLIETEVEEVRRGEMPPIDVKIMMNVGNPQLAFDFAQIPNAGVGLARLEFIINNNIGIHPKAVLDYPNVDGELKKAVESAARGHASPRAFFVEKLAEGVATIGAAFWPKPVIVRMSDFKSNEYRKLVGGSRYEPEEENPMLGLRGASRYIAADFEECFRMECEALKKVRDEMGLTNVEIMVPFVRTLGQARKVVELLAAHGLARGENGLKLIMMCEVPSNAILAEQFLEYFDGFSIGSNDMTQLTLGLDRDSGMELLAADFDERDDAVKFMLRRAIKACLAANKYVGICGQGPSDHPDFAQWLKDEGILSMSLNPDTVVETWQQLAK
- the rnhB gene encoding ribonuclease HII; this encodes MEQPDLFGTLAPLPAIIAGVDEAGRGPLAGAVYAAAVILDPDRPVDGLADSKVLKAEQREALAVQIRAQALAWFVASASVQEIDSLNILRATMLAMQRAVAGLAMAPELAMVDGNQAPKLRCAVQTVIKGDALVPAISAASILAKTARDADLLRLHALYPQYGFDQHKGYGTPQHLSLLREHGPCPEHRRSFAPIKAYGAP
- a CDS encoding pyruvate, water dikinase regulatory protein, whose protein sequence is MTSTPIERAVYIVSDSTGITAETFSHSVLSQFDEVNFKPVRLPFIDTLDKAREVVARINRNALEAGVPPIVFSTLVNPEILALVRQSNGVFLDLFGTFVSHIEQALGLKSSHSIGRSHMAANSEKYRNRIDAINFSLAHDDGQFVNQLDQADVILLGVSRCGKTPTSLYLAMQYAVKAANFPLTPDDFERGALPKTIAPYRGKLFGLSIQPERLAEVRNERRPNSHYARLEQCRYEVAEAERMMRREGISWLSTTTKSIEEIATTVLQEVGLERV
- a CDS encoding GGDEF domain-containing protein produces the protein MLAPVTLLVISTLSSLVTQGVLGSLLRSGIAGIRELMWANVLVLCSLLLFTLQANPAMPPWLAIQAPNVLISSGVVLFCAGVFRFMQQRPPWRLLLLGLALSIGANIWFHYVDPSVNARVVTASGLHALLWGGSAWTIYRNMPLRRSRYSYWFAGVTATVAALGHALRTAVYGLQIEQTQGLLQSSVWNVAFLAIGVLVMPSMTLGMIMMIHDRMLAEREREANQDFLTGLLSRKAWWREGERLCARALRTGRPLTLLALDIDRFKQVNDQHGHAAGDVVLRHFGSLATALLRSGDVIGRLGGEEFVALLPDTDGDTGVSVAERLLASVRATPCSHGGKALTYTFSGGVAQYRAGDTLPVLVERADAALYAAKQAGRDRIRNRAG
- the lpxB gene encoding lipid-A-disaccharide synthase gives rise to the protein MSLRIGMVAGEPSGDLLAGRIIAGLQARAPGVHCAGIGGPQMAARGFEAWHPMHALTVFGYIDAFKRIPSLLSTYGDVKRRLLAEPPSVFVGIDAPDFNLRLEHQLRQAGTPTVHFVGPSIWAWRYERINKIRAAVSHMLVLFPFEEALYRKEGIPVTYVGHPLAGVIPMQPDRAAARARLGIDADARVLAILPGSRSSEIRLLAPRFLQAAAELVRRDPRLQCVVPMVNPQRRAEFEAIATQHPVPGLRCVTAAEGQGETPVAWSVMEASNAVLVASGTATLETALYKRPMVISYVLSPWMRRIMAWKSGQQRPYLPWVGLPNVLLRDFAVPELLQDEATPAALAEATWQALTDEAGAARIEARFTALHQDLLRDTPALAAQAILEVADGAA
- a CDS encoding TrmH family RNA methyltransferase gives rise to the protein MKHLSSRDNPAVKALHKLAAGGGRRDGRILLDGVHLCQAWLAHQGTPLQALFDVARLDHPEIRALAGQVPPQHCLALDSRLLQGLASVESGQGVVFVARAPEPALPERIDENCVLFDRIQDPGNVGTLLRTCAAAGVRRVLLAAGTAAAWSPKVLRSGQGAHFALHIHEHLDLEAVLPRLDVPLVATTLARSGSLYDTDLPARCAWVFGHEGQGVAEALLRAAALRVHIPHESAAVESLNVGAAAAICLFEQRRQRR
- a CDS encoding SPFH domain-containing protein, yielding MIDVSTVVLIVIVILALMIVVKAIAIVPQQHAWVVERLGKFDRVLSPGAGFVIPFIERVSYKHSLKEIPLDVPSQVCITRDNTQLQVDGVLYFQVTDPMRASYGSSNYISAITQLAQTTLRSVIGKLELDRTFEEREFINSTIVASLDEAALNWGVKVLRYEIKDLTPPNEILRAMQAQITAEREKRALIAASEGRRQEQINIATGEREAAIARSEGEKQAQINQAQGEAAAVLAIAEATAKAIEQVGEAVRQPGGMEAVNLKVAERYVDAFSNVAKEGNTLILPSNLSDVGGLIASAMTIVKSTKSA
- a CDS encoding IS481-like element IS481 family transposase yields the protein MNTHKHARLTFLRRLEMVQQLIAHQVCVPEAARAYGVTAPTVRKWLGRFLAQGQAGLADASSRPTVSPRAIAPAKALAIVELRRKRLTQARIAQALGVSASTVSRVLARAGLSHLADLEPAEPVVRYEHQAPGDLLHIDIKKLGRIQRPGHRVTGNRRDTVEGAGWDFVFVAIDDHARVAFTDIHPDERFPSAVQFLKDAVAYYQRLGVTIQRLLTDNGSAFRSRAFAALCHELGIKHRFTRPYRPQTNGKAERFIQSALREWAYAHTYQNSQHRADAMKSWLHHYNWHRPHQGIGRAVPISRLNLDEYNLLTVHS